The DNA window GCAGGCGTGCTGAACCGTCTTGCGGTCGCGTCCGAAGCCGCGGCCGATCTCGGCCATCTTCAGGCGCAGCACCACATGGGCGATATACATCCCGATCTGCCGCACCCGGGTCACGCTGATCGAACTCCGCCCCGGGCGCCGCAATTCCTTCCCACTGACGTTGAAGAGGGCCGCCACGATGTCCATCACGCATTCGCAGATGTCGGTCACCCTCTCCTCGCTGACGGGGCTCAACCTGGGCAGCAGCAGGCCGACCGGCGCTGCCACGCACGCTCTCCCCTCTCTCCTTTCGTTCTTGTCCTGCAACTGGCTTGCGGCGTTGGATCGCACGGAATGCCCCCTTCTTGATCGAGGAATATTTTCCTTATATCCCGCGTCGGCACGTAGGGGAACAAAAAGAGAACAAATATTCCCGATGGCTGAACCCAACCAGCTGTTCAAAAAGGCTTTTTTGTTTTCCGAGAGATTTTTTTCGCCGAATTTTCTCCCCACCTGCCGCGCCAGGCCCAGACTGTGGCGACCAATCAAAGGGAGACCATGCATGGGCATGTTGGAACAAGAGGTGCACGCCTTCCGCCGGGAGAAGGCGCAGCAGGTTTCGGAAGCGCGGCAGTGCGCCGCCTTCTTTCTCATCTCCGGGATCGATCTGAGCGCCGCGCTGGCGACGACGGGCAAGGAGCGGACGGCGCTCCTCGCCCGCCTCGGCAGGCTCATCGAGCGCGAGCGCCTCAAGGGGGCGCGTCGTCACTGGAGCTATGACCTCAACCGGCACATCGCGCTCAAGCAGGCTTACGACCGCCTCAGACCGGCGCGTGAGGAGGAGAGGATAAGGCCGCGCCCCATGCGACGGCGGTGGAGAGCAAGGCAAAAAGAAAGCGGCGCCTGACGGCGCCGCTGCTTTTCTCTCGAAAGAGATGTCTTTGCGTTATTTGGCTTTGCGCTTGCGCCCGAGACCCATCTTCTTGGCGAGTTGCGAGCGGGCGACCGCATAGCTCGGAGCGACCATGGGATAGCTCGGATCGAGACCCCACTTCTCCCGGTACTGCTCCGGCGTCAGGCCATAATGTGTCATGAGATGTCGCTTGAGCGACTTGAACTTCTTGCCGTCTTCCAGGCAGACGATGTACTCGTCGTGCACCGAGCGCTTCGGATTTACTGCCGGCTTCTGCTTTTCGGTCGCAACCTGCTCGGTGGTGCGCGTAACCCTCCCCAAGGCCGCGTGCACGTCCGCAATCAGATTTGAGAGTTCAGAAACCGGAACCGGATTGTTACTGACATAAGCAGCGACAACATCGGCCGTCAGTTCCATAAGCACATCATCATTCTTTGTAGTCAGATCATCCATTTCCATATCTTGCCCCAGCGTAATGTTGCCCCCACCTGCGTCCTTGTACATTCCTCTTCCCCTTGAAACCGATCTCATTAATCTAACCGGCACGATTGTCCAGTGGGGACAGGGGTATCCACCACCCGATATAACGCGTCAACTCACAATTTTTTTCATGCACTTTTGTATTTTACAGCCGCTATACTTGTTTCGATTTGCAATGAAGCTGGGAACCAGCCATCGGGCCGACGCACCTTGGAAATAGTGCCGGCTAGTAATGATTTCAATAGCCAAAGTGCCGCAGCAGCCCGTCTGGCGGAAATTCGCGAGTGTCGAAATACAGAATACGATACAGGCGAATTACGTCCTAAGTATGGAAGGATGTTTCAACTCGCAAAGAACTGCTCAAGATATTTCGTCCGGCCGCTCAACGTCCGAAACCTTCTCCGTGGCCATGTCGTCATGTACTGAGCCGCTCCAGAGCCGATATCCTGCCGCATAGGCTGCCTTGGCCAGAAGATGTGCGGAGATCGGCGCTGTAAGAAGAAGAAAGACAATCGCCGCCAGCGCCCGCGATGCCGTCGCATGGTCCTCCGTATAGACGGCGAGCGCAATTAGCATGGCGCCCGAGCCCAGGGTTCCCGTCTTCGACGCCGCGTGCATGCGGGTGTAGAGATCGGGCAGGCGCAGGAGTCCGATCGACGCCGCGAAGGCGAAGAAGGCGCCGATGAGGATCAGCGTGCCCACCAAAAGGTTCTGGAAAAGCTCGATCACTCGCGCTCCTCCCCGTAAAGCCCGAGCGGATCGGGCGAGGTGAACTCCTCCTCATAGCGGCGGCTCATCACGAATCGCGCGAAGGCCACCGTCGCGAGGAAGCCGACGAGACCAAGCGCGATGGCGATGTCGAGATAAAGCGTATAGCCCGTCCGGATGCCGATCACGGCGATGAAGCCGATCGCGATCGTCACCAGCATGTCGAGCCCCACCACGCGGTCGGGCAGAGCCGGCCCGCGCAGCACGCGCAGGACGGCGAGCAGGAATGAAAAACTGAGGATGCCGAGCGCGGCAAGCTCTGCGAAGGCCAGATAGGTCTCACCCGTTATCATCGAAATGCCTCCATGATCCTGCGCTCGAAGCCCTGGGCGATGTCCCTGCGCAAAAGCGCCACGTCGGAGCAGTCGAGGGCGTGGACGTAAAGGGTCTTGCGGTCTTCGGAAACGTCGACCGACAGCGTGCCGGGCGTCAACGTGATCAGGTTGGCAAGCAGCGTGATCTCGAAATCCCGATCCACGGTGAGCGGATAGGAGAAGATGCCGGGCTTCAGTTCCATGCGCGGCGAGAGCACGAGCTTGGCCACCCGCGACGCCGAAAGCACCAGTTCGTAGAGGAAGAGCAGCGCTAGGGCAGTAAGCTTGACACCGCGCCGGAAATAGCCGAGCGAGCCCACCTGTTCACGGATGAGGTAGAGCGCACCGGCGCCGAGCAGGAAACCGAAGACGATGTTGGCCGGGGCGAAGGAGCCGGTCACCGCCGTCCAGACGAGCGCCAGCAGGATGTTGATGAGATAGAGCCTCATGGTAGCGCCCCCTCGGGAAACACCGTGCCGATATAGGACGAGGCGTCGAGGATGCCTCCGGCCGCGCGCTCGGCGATGTCGATCACCGGCTGGGGGTAGAGGCCCATGAACAGCACCGGCACGGTCAGGATGGCGAGGGTCAGGTAGCCATGGAACGGTGAGGCCGTCTCGAGAAGAGCTTGATCATCCCTCTGCCGCCAGATGGCCAGGATGAAGACCCGGCCGAGCGCCAGCGTCGTCAGGAAGCCGGTGGCGAGAATGGCGAAGGCAAGCCATCCCTGGCCGGCATCGAGCGAAGCCCTCACCAGCATCACCTTCGGCCAGAGGCCGGAGGCGGGCGGCAGGCCCGCCGACGCGAGGATGAGGACGAGGGCGAAGGCGGCGATCAGCGGATGGCGCGCATAGAGGCCGGAAAGCGTGTGCAGCGAGTAGCTGCCCCCCAACCCGTTCATGATGCCCGCAAGCAGGTAGAGGGCGGCCATCACGATCATGGAATGGAACGCGTAGAACACGGTCCCGGCGAGCCCCTCCCCGGTTCCGAGCGCAAGCCCTGCCAACATGATCCCGACGCTGGAGATCACCACGAACCCCAGCACCCGGCGCAAATCCGTCTGCGACAGCGCGCCCATGATGCCGACGATCATCGTGGCGGCGGCCACCCAGGCGATCACGCCCGAAAGAAGCGCGCGTTCCGGCGGGAAGAGCATCACGAGCACGCGCAGCAGCGCGTAGACGCCGACCTTGGTCAGAACGCCGCCGAACAGCGCAGCCGTGACGATGCGAGGTGTATGGTAGGAGGCGGGCAGCCAGAAATTGACGGGAAAGGCCGCCGCCTTCATGGCGAAGGCGAGCAGGAAGAATACGGAGAGCGTGGTGAGCGGGGCGGCCTCCCGAACGCTGTCGGCCTTGCGCGCGATATCGGCCATGTTGAGCGTTCCGAACGCACCGTAGAGAAGCGCCGTGGCAGTCAGGAAGAAGGTGGTGCCCACCAGATTGAGGATGGCGTATTTCGTGGCACCATCGAGCTGGCGATGCTCCGACCCGAGCACCAGAAGCCCGAAGGAGGAGATAAGGAAGACCTCGAACCAGACATAGAGATTGAAGATGTCGCCGGTCAGGAACGAGCCGCCCACCCCCGCCATCATGAGCAGGAGAAAGGGATAGAAGCCGTAGCGGCGCCCGATCATGCCGATGTCGGCCGTGGAATAGAATGCGCAGACCAGCGCGACCAGCGTTGCGACGAGGGCAAGGGAGGCGCCCAGAATGTCGGCGGCGAACGAAATGCCGAAGGGCGGCAGCCAGCGCCCCATGGTCATGACCGCCGGCCCGTGGTCGAGGATGTGCGACAGCAAGAGCACGTTGCCTGCCAGGGTGGCGATCAGCCCGGCGATCGCGATGCCGGCCTGCAGCCTGGTCTCATGCCGGAAGATCAGAAGCACCGCGCCGAAGACGAGCGGAATCGCCACGGGCGCGATGACCAGCCAGTCGGCCGGGCTGGTCGGCGCCAGGACCATGGCGCCTGAAAGATCCACCGTTTCGTGTGCTTGGACCGCCATCTCAATACCCCAGGGGTGGAAGCTCTTCGCCTTCGGGCTCGGCCACGCGCAGGCCGTCCGTATCGTCGGTGCCGAGCTCCTGGTAGGTGCGGAAAGCGAGAACGAGCAGGAAGGCGAAGAAGGAGAAGGAGATGACGATCGCCGTCAGGATCAGCGCCTGCGGCAGCGGATTGGCGGTAACGCCCGCGGGAACGTCCAAGTCGACGGGAATGATGGGCGGGACTTCCCGCACCACGCGCCCGGAGGTGAAGATGGTGAGGTTCACGGCGTTGCCGAAGATGGATACGCCGAGCAGGATGCGGATGATGTGCCTCGACAGCATCAGATAGATCGCGACGGCGAAGAAGATGCCGACGGTCACGGCCAGGATCGCTTCCATCAGGCGTGCTCCCTCTCTTCCAGCGCGAGCGCGATCGATGTGATCGAGCCGACGACAACCAGATAGACGCCGATGTCGAAGAACAGCACGGTCGAGATGTCGACCGCTTGGCCAAGCAGGTAGATTTCCGTCCACACCCCCGTCAGGAAAGGCACGCCCGCGAACAGCGAGACGATGCCGGAACAGGCCGAGACGAGCAGGCCGAAGGCCGAGATGGACATTGGATGGAAATAGAGCGCACGTCGCACCGGGGAGACCCCGCAGGCGATGCCGTATATGGCGAAGGCGGAGGCCGCGATCAGCCCGCCGATGAAGCCGCCGCCCGGCTCGTTATGACCGCGCAGGAGCACGAAGATGGAGAAGAGCACCATCAGGCTCGCCAGATAAGGCGCGGTGGTGCGGAAGATCAGCGTACGCATGATGACGGACACCGAAGTATTGAAGTTGACGTACTCGGCCAAACGGGCCGGCCAGCGCCGTTTGCGCCCTCGAGGGGGAGATGGCCGGCAGGCCGGAGGGGGGTGTGAAAGAGTGCAATCATCTCCATCCGCTCTACCCCGCTTTCGCGGTCTTGCCGGCCTTTATGCGCACGAGCGCCAGGATGGCGAGCCCGGCGATCATCACCACCGCGATCTCTCCCAGCGTGTCGAGGCCGCGAAAGTCCACGATGATGACGTTGACGATGTTCCTCCCGTGCGCAATCACGCGGGCGTTCGCGGCGAAGAATTCGCTGAGCGCGGGGTTGAAGGGGATCTGCGTTATGCGCAGGAGCAGCATGCCCAGCGCCGCTCCGCAGAGTGCTGCAACCGAGAAGTCCAGCGTCCTCTGCCCCAAGGGACGGTGGTCCGTGGGCGAGAGGCGCAGCCTCGTCATGACGAGGGCGAGGATGACGACGGACAGTGTCTCGACCATGAACTGGGTGAAGGAAAGGTCCGGCGCGCCGAGCAGCATGAAAAGCAGCGCCACCGCGAATCCCTGGATGCCCAGCGAGACGATGGCCGTCAGCCGGTCGCGCGCATAGACCACGGCAGCAAGGCCGATGACCGCGATGGCGAGCACCGTCCATTCGTAAAAATGCAGCGGGACGAAGTCCGGCATGGCCGGCAGTTCCCCGAAGGCGATCATCGGCACCAGCAGCGCTGCCGCCAGGAAGATGAAGACCGCTGTCATATAGACGTCGAGACGGCCGTTCTGCACGACAGCCGTGACCGATGCCGAGATGCGGATGGTTCCGCGCACGAACTGGTCGAAGCCCCGGTCCGGCCCCCAGCCGATCGCCACAAGCAGCCCCGCCATCGCGGCGCGGCCGCGTCCGAGCGTCAGGTAGAAGACGACGCCGAGCGCAATCGTGATGATGGAGAGCAGCAGCGGCAGGCCGACATGGGGAACGACCGAGATCGAAACGGAGACGGGTTCGCCCGCCACCGCGCTCGCCATGGGGCTCGAAACGAAGCGGTGGCTGAGAGCGGAGAAGATCGCCATCAGAAGACCGTCAAGCGCGAGCACCAGCGGTCCCAGCCAGAGCAGCACCGGGCCTTCGTGGGCTGTCCTCGGCGTCGGAACCGCCCTGCCCGTGAAGGGCTTCAGCGCGACGGCGAAGCCGATGGCGAACATCAGCGCATTGCCGAAGATGGCGACCAGCGTGAAAAGCATGCTCCAGCCGCTGCCGAAGCCAAGCCCGGCATAGATCTCCTCCTTCGCCAGGAAGCCGAAGAAGGGACCGAACCCGCCCATGGACAGCGCCGCGAACACGGCCGCCCCGAAGGTGATCGGCATCGCGCGGCCTATGCCGCCCAGCCTCGTGATGTCGCGCGTGCCCGTCTCATGGTCGACGATGCCGGCCACCATGAAGAGAGCGCCCTTGAACATGGAATGCGCCACCAGATAGAGCACCGCCGCCTCGACCGCGATTTTCGAGCCGAATCCCGTCAGCATCACGAGAAGGCCGAGCGAGGCCACCGTCGTATAGGCGAGCATCAGCTTGAGGTCGGTCTGGCGCAGCGCCAGCAGCGTGCCGACGATGAGCGTCGTGCCGCCGAAGACGGGCAGGATCGTCTCCCACAGAAGCGTGTCTCCCATGATGGGGTTGAGCCGCATCAGCAGATAGATGCCCGCCTTCACCATCGTGGCCGAATGCAGGTAGGCCGAGACCGGGGTGGGCGCTTCCATGGCGTTCGGAAGCCAGAAATGGAGCGGAAACTGCGCCGATTTGGTGAATGCGCCGCCGAGAACCAGGATAAGGGCCGCAAGATAGAGCGGCGATCCGCGCAATGCGCCCCCGCTCTCCAGAAGCGCGGAGAGCGAGTTCGCGCCCGTCGCCTGCGCGATGACCAGAAGGCCCGCAAGCAGCGCCAACCCGCCGGCGCCTGTGACGATCAGCGCCTGGAGTGCCGCGCGCCGCGCCGGCTCGCGCCCGTGATCGAAGCCGATCAGCAGGAAGGAGGTGATCGAGGTGAGTTCCCAGAAGACGAAGAGTGTCAGGAACGAATCGGCCGCCACAAGGCCCTGCATCGCCCCCATGAACATGAGGATGAAGGAGAAGAAGCGGCCCTGATGCGGATGCCCCCTCAGATACCCGCCCGAATAGAGCACGATCAGCGTGCCGATGCCGGTGATCAGGAGCGCGAAGGTGAGCGAAAGGCCGTCCAGATACCAGGAGAAGTCGACGCCGAGGCTCTCGATCCAGGGATATCCGCCTGCAATCGCCTGCCCATCGGCCACCGCGCCTAGGAAGCCGGCGAAATGGTAGAAGAGGAACGCGGGAACGAGGGCCAGGACCCAGGCCGCGTTGTGGCCCAGGGCACGGGTGAGAAAGGGAGCTGCTGCTGCACCCAGAAACGGCAGGACCAGAGCAAGAAAAGTCAGCCACTGCCCGTCTGCCGCCATAGGTTCCCCTTAGCTTTGATTGCGCCCCTCTGCGCGGGAATACGCGGTCGCATCCCCCAATCGTGGTGGTGACATAGACGTTCATGTGCGTACGGGCAAGGTGAGTGCGACAATAGGGCAGGATATTCACGGGTTGCACGCGATCCAACGGGATAGACTGCAAAAAGGCGCCGGCGGCACCTACATACCGGCAAACGCAATGGAGATCAGCAATGGCAGGCGAGACGCGGCCGAAAGTCCGGAAATCCGACGAGGAGTGGCGCAGGGAACTGACGCCCGAGCAGTATCACGTTACGCGCGAACACGGCACCGAGCGCGCCTTCACCGGCCCCTATTGGGACAACAAGCGCGAGGGGCTCTATCGTTGCGTGGCCTGCGGGCGCCCGCTCTTCCCGTCCGGGACGAAATACGATTCCGGCACGGGCTGGCCGAGCTTCTACGCCCCCGTGGAGGACGACGCGGTCACGCTCCACAAGGACCGGTCCTTCCTCATGACAAGGACGGAGGTCCGCTGCGCCGATTGCGACGCCCATCTCGGCCATCTGTTCGACGACGGGCCGCAGCCCACCGGCCTGCGCTACTGCATGAACGGTACTGCGTTGAAGTTCGAGGAGAAATAGTCCCCGTTGCGCTGGATCCCCTCTCTTGCAAATTCCAAGGACTTGGGCTTGCGCCCAAGCCCAAGAATTTGCTTTCTCCCCCGCAAGGGGGGAGATAGGTGCGCTGCAACGTCGCTTCCGACAGTCGCAACCGTCTGAGATGAGCGGAGACAGCGGTGCCGGCGCTATCTCTCCCCTTGCGGGAGAGATAGCGATTTCAAATATCTTGGCTGCAGCGACGCGGAAGCTGAGTGTTGGAAATCGCAAGAGAGGGGGCCGCAGCTTGCCAGCCTCGAGTACTTCGTCAGGTATATTCAGGAGTTTCCCCATGTCCCCCCGCCCCGCATTTCCCGCCCTGCCCGCTCCAGAGGCCGAGAAGCGCCCGGTCACCGATACGCGCCACGGCTTCACCCGTACCGACGAGTACAGCTGGCTCAGGGCGGAGAACTGGCAGGAGGTGCTGCGGAATCCGTCGAGCCTCGCCCCTGGGATCCGCGCGCATCTCGAAGCGGAGAACGCCTATCACGAAGCCATGATGGAGGACACGAAGGCGCTGCAGAAGCGCCTCTTCGCCGAGATGAAGGGCCGCATCAAGGAAGATGAAAGTTCCGTGCCGATGAAGGACGGTCCTTTCGCCTACGGCACCGCCTATCGCAAGGGCGGCGAACATCCGCGCTTCTTCCGCATCCCGCGCGGGGGCGGCGCGGAGGACGTGCTGCTCGACGGCGACGCCGAGGCCGAGGGCAAGAGCTATTTCCACATCGGCGGGGTCGGCCATTCGCCCGACCACCGCTATCTCTTGTGGAGCACCGACGACAAGGGCTCGGAATTTTTCACGCTGCGCCTGCGCGATCTCTCGACCAAGCGCGACCTCGACGACCATGTGGAGGGTACGAACGGCTCCGGCACCTTCACCGCCGACACCCGCGGCTTCTATTACGCCCGGCTCGACGACAACCACCGGCCCTCCAAGATCCTCTTCCACGCGGTCGGAAGCGATGCCGCCGAGGACAGGCTGATCTACGAGGAGGCCGATCCCGGCTTCTTCATGCATGTCTTCGGCAGCCGGCTCGACGATTGGATCTTCATCTCCATCCACGACCACGAGACGAGCGAATACCGCATCCTGCCCGCCAACGATCCCGATGCCGAGCCGCGCGTCATCGCCGCGCGCGAGCCCGGCATCCGCTACGACATAGAGCCGGCGGGCGAGGAGTTCTTCATCCTCACCAACCGCGACGGCGCGAAGGATTTCAAGATCATGACCGCGCCTGCGGCCGATCCCGCGCCGGCCAACTGGCGCGAAGTGGTGCCGCACGAGCCCGGGCGGCTCATCATGTCCTTCCTCGCCTTCAAGGATTTCCTCGTGCGGCTCGAACGCAAGGACGGCCTGCCGCGCATCGTCGTGCGCGAGCGCGGAACCGGCGAGGAGCACATGATCGCTTTCGAGGAAGAGGCCTATTCCCTCGCTCTTTACGGCGTCTACGAATACGACACCGACACGTTCCGTTTCGCCTACTCCTCCATGACGACGCCGGGGCAGGAATTCGACTACGATATGCGTACCCGCCAGCGCACTCTCCTGAAGACGCAGGAAGTGCCTTCCGGCCACGATCCGGAAGACTATGTGACGCGCCGGCTGATGGCGACCGCACCCGACGGCGAGCAGGTGCCGATCTCGCTCGTCCATCGCCGCGGCCTCAGGCTCGACGGCTCGGCCCCCTGTCTCCTTTACGGCTACGGCGCCTACGGCATCACCATCAGCGCCTCCTTCCGCACGAACCCGCTGTCGCTGGTCGACCGCGGCTTCGTCTATGCCATTGCCCATATCCGCGGCGGCAAGGACAAGGGCTTCGCCTGGTACGAGGACGGCAAGCGGGAGAGGAAGATCAACACCTTCACCGACTTCATCGCCTGTGCCCGCCATCTCGTGGCGCAGGGATATACGAGCCACGACCGGCTGGTCGCCGAAGGCGGCTCCGCCGGCGGCATGCTCATCGGCGCCGTGGCGAACATGGCGCCGAGGGATTTCCGCGCGCTGGTGGCGGCGGTTCCCTTCGTCGACGTGCTCAATACGATGCTGGACGACACCCTGCCCCTCACCCCGCCCGAATGGCCGGAATGGGGCAATCCGATCGCGAGCAAGGAGGACTACGAGACCATCGCCGCCTATTCGCCCTACGACAATGTGCGCGCCGAGCCCTACCCGGCCATTCTCGCTCTTGCCGGGCTGACGGATCCGCGCGTGACCTATTGGGAGCCGGCGAAATGGGTGGCGCGCCTGCGCGACCACAGCACCAGCGGCAATCCGATCCAGCTCAGGGTCAACCTGGATGCCGGCCATGCCGGCGCCTCCGGCCGCTTCTCGCGGCTCGAGGAAACGGCGTTGAGCTATGCGTTCACGTTGAAGGCGGTTGGGATGAGCGAGTAGCTGGCGGGGCCGTCGCTGCGCCGTCAACTGCCCTGTTCGCTATTCCCTATTCGCGCTTTCCACCGCCGGCACCGCCTTCAGATAGGCCGCGATCGCCTCCCGGTCCTCGGCGGGTAGCCGTGCCATGTTCTTCTGCACCTCCACCATCGAACCTCCGACGGAATCGAAGTCGGGAGTGAAGCCGCTTTCGAGATAATAGGCGATGTCGCTCTCGGACCACGAGCCGATGCCCTGGCCGCCCGGCGTGATGTTGGGAACGCTGCCTTCCCCTTCCACCGCCTCTCCGCCCGCGAGCCAGCGTCCATATTCCGGCCCTCCCATGACGTTGCGCGGCGTATGGCACTCGCCGCAGTGGCCGGGCCCTTCCACGAGATAGCGGCCGCGGCGCGCCGGGTCCGAAGCATCCTCGCCAAGCGCCACGACCGGCTGGGGATGCATGTACAGCAGTTTCCACAAGCCGATGCCGCGGCGGAACGTATAGGGGAATGCGAGGGAATGGCCGGGCGCCTCCTCGGCCACCGGCGGCAGCGTCTTCATGAAGGCGAAGAGGTCGGCCACGTCCTGCGGCTCCATCCGCTCGTAGGATGTATAGGGAAAGGCCGGATAATAGTGCTCGCCCGCGGGCGAAACCCCGCGCATCATGGCGTTGGCGAAATCCGCTTCGGTCCAGCTGCCGATGCCCGCTTCCGGGTCCGGCGAAATGTTCGGCGCCACGAAGGTGCCGAAGTCCGTCTCCAGCTTTTCTCCGCCGGCGAGTTCGAGAAGGGCATCGCCCTCGGCACCCGGCCGGGCGTGGCAGGATGCACACCCGCCCGCCCAGAAGATGCGCTCGCCACGCGCGGAATCGCCCGGCTGCGGAGCGGCCACCGCCGCACCGTCGAGCCGCTGCGGTGCCGTGAGGAGCCAGAAAGCCGCCCCCGCTGCTGCAATCAGCACAACGGGGACGAGAACCCATGCGCGGCGCATCGCTTCTTAGTTATTCTGTACGCGGAAATTCTCGTGACAGGCGCTGCAGTTGGACAGCACCGGCATGACCGCCGCCCTGAACGCCTCTAGATCGGCCGGGCCCTGGCGGCCCGCCGCTTGCATTGCCGCCGCGGCATCCGACTGGAACTTTGCGAGCGCCTGCTGGAAGCCCTCGGGGTTCTCCCAAACGGCCGGGGACGCCGTCGTCTCGCCCGCGTCCGAACCTTCGGGGAAGAAATCGCCATAGGCCTGGGCCGCCCCGTTGAAGGTCGCGATCGCGGCCTTCGCCACGGCGGGATTGTATTCGAGTTCCCCCTTCAGCATCGCGCCGGAGGTGCCGGCCGAGGCCGCCACCGCGTCCATCAGCGCCTTGCGGACCTGAACCGGATCATCGGCGGCCGTGACCGCGGCAGTCGTCAGAAGGACGGCGGAAAGCGAAAGCAGAAATTTTTTCATAAGTTGCGTTCTCCGGGATTCGACCGCGCCAACCATAACCATCCGTCCGCACCGACAATTTTAAAATTACGGTCAGATTCGATCACGCTTTCGTGAGGCGGCCTTCCGCGGAAACACGAAAGAAAACCCGGCTTTTGGCCGGGTTCTCGTCAGGGTCCTCAGGCTCGGTCAGCCGCGCGCCTTCTCGTAGAGCTCCAGGACGTGATCCCAGTTGATCAGATTGTCGACGAAGGCCTCGAGATATTTCGGGCGGGCGTTGCGATAGTCGATGTAATAGGAGTGCTCCCACACGTCGACGCCCAGGACCGGCGTGCCGCCGTGCACCAGCGGGTTCTCGCCGTTCGGCGTCTTCATGATCTGGAGCTTGCCGTCCTTGAACGCGACCCAGGCCCAGCCCGAACCGAACTGCGTCATGCCGGCATTGATGAAATCGGCGCGGAACTTGTCGTAGCCGCCGAGATCGCTGTCGAAAGCCTGCTGGAGCGCGCCGGGGAGGCTCTTGCCGCCGCCGCCCTTCTTCATCCACTTCCAGAAATGGATATGGTTGAAGTGCTGCCCGGCATTGTTGAAGAGGGGCTGATTCTTGCCGTGGGACTGCTTGACGATCTCCTCGAGCGAGAGGTTGTCCATCCCGGCCTCGGCCGCCAGCTTGTTGCCGGTGTCCACATAGGCCTTGTGGTGCTTATCGTGGTGAAATTCCAGCGTTTCCTTGGACATATAAGGCTGAAGTGCCTCGTAGTCATAGGGCAGGTCCGGCAGTTCAAAGGCCATGTTCGTCTCCCTCATAACAGTGGTTGAAATCCACGATCCGCAGATGGGGTGGGCCGCCCGTTTTGGCAACCGCCCCTGATCATCTCTCAATGGCGGCCCGACGGATCGACGACCAGGCTTCCTTAGAGCATGTCGCTCCTTTTGGCCACCGGTCACCCGCCTTGACGATGGCCGCCGAGGCGCCACATGCCCGTTCGACGACCACGCCGGCGTGCTGGCGCCAAGCTCCTGTGAGTATTGGTCCAGCTTCTTGACCCTGCCCGGCGCATGGGATGAACTGCCGCCACGCGGGACATATGGAAATGCGCTTTTCGGCCTTCGTCTTCGATGCCTACGGCACGCTCTTCGACGTGCACTCGGCCGTGCGCCGCCATGCGGCCGAGATCGGGCCGGAGGGGCAGGTCCTTTCGGAGGTCTGGCGCGCGAAGCAGCTCGAATATTCGTGGGTCGGAACGCTCATGGACGAGCATGCCGATTTCTGGACGCTGACCGAACGCGCCCTGGACTTCGCCTTCCGGAAGGTGCCCGCCGCCAACCCGGCGGTGAAACAGAAGCTGCTCGATGCCTATTGGCACCTGGACTGCTATCCCGAAGTACCCGGCGTCCTTTCAGCGTTGAAAGCCGGCGGTGCACGGCTCTCGATCCTCTCCAACGGTTCGCGGGCCATGATCGAGGCGGCGCTCCGGTCATCCGCGCTCGACACCATGGTCGACGACGTCCTTTCGGCCGACATGGCGGGCAAGTTCAAAACGCACCCCGCCGTCTACGAGCTGGCGACCACGGCGCTGCGCGCCTATCCCGACACGATCTCCTTCCAGTCGTCCAACCGGTGGGATATTGCGG is part of the Chelativorans sp. AA-79 genome and encodes:
- a CDS encoding putative monovalent cation/H+ antiporter subunit A — encoded protein: MAADGQWLTFLALVLPFLGAAAAPFLTRALGHNAAWVLALVPAFLFYHFAGFLGAVADGQAIAGGYPWIESLGVDFSWYLDGLSLTFALLITGIGTLIVLYSGGYLRGHPHQGRFFSFILMFMGAMQGLVAADSFLTLFVFWELTSITSFLLIGFDHGREPARRAALQALIVTGAGGLALLAGLLVIAQATGANSLSALLESGGALRGSPLYLAALILVLGGAFTKSAQFPLHFWLPNAMEAPTPVSAYLHSATMVKAGIYLLMRLNPIMGDTLLWETILPVFGGTTLIVGTLLALRQTDLKLMLAYTTVASLGLLVMLTGFGSKIAVEAAVLYLVAHSMFKGALFMVAGIVDHETGTRDITRLGGIGRAMPITFGAAVFAALSMGGFGPFFGFLAKEEIYAGLGFGSGWSMLFTLVAIFGNALMFAIGFAVALKPFTGRAVPTPRTAHEGPVLLWLGPLVLALDGLLMAIFSALSHRFVSSPMASAVAGEPVSVSISVVPHVGLPLLLSIITIALGVVFYLTLGRGRAAMAGLLVAIGWGPDRGFDQFVRGTIRISASVTAVVQNGRLDVYMTAVFIFLAAALLVPMIAFGELPAMPDFVPLHFYEWTVLAIAVIGLAAVVYARDRLTAIVSLGIQGFAVALLFMLLGAPDLSFTQFMVETLSVVILALVMTRLRLSPTDHRPLGQRTLDFSVAALCGAALGMLLLRITQIPFNPALSEFFAANARVIAHGRNIVNVIIVDFRGLDTLGEIAVVMIAGLAILALVRIKAGKTAKAG
- the msrB gene encoding peptide-methionine (R)-S-oxide reductase MsrB, coding for MAGETRPKVRKSDEEWRRELTPEQYHVTREHGTERAFTGPYWDNKREGLYRCVACGRPLFPSGTKYDSGTGWPSFYAPVEDDAVTLHKDRSFLMTRTEVRCADCDAHLGHLFDDGPQPTGLRYCMNGTALKFEEK
- a CDS encoding S9 family peptidase, which encodes MSPRPAFPALPAPEAEKRPVTDTRHGFTRTDEYSWLRAENWQEVLRNPSSLAPGIRAHLEAENAYHEAMMEDTKALQKRLFAEMKGRIKEDESSVPMKDGPFAYGTAYRKGGEHPRFFRIPRGGGAEDVLLDGDAEAEGKSYFHIGGVGHSPDHRYLLWSTDDKGSEFFTLRLRDLSTKRDLDDHVEGTNGSGTFTADTRGFYYARLDDNHRPSKILFHAVGSDAAEDRLIYEEADPGFFMHVFGSRLDDWIFISIHDHETSEYRILPANDPDAEPRVIAAREPGIRYDIEPAGEEFFILTNRDGAKDFKIMTAPAADPAPANWREVVPHEPGRLIMSFLAFKDFLVRLERKDGLPRIVVRERGTGEEHMIAFEEEAYSLALYGVYEYDTDTFRFAYSSMTTPGQEFDYDMRTRQRTLLKTQEVPSGHDPEDYVTRRLMATAPDGEQVPISLVHRRGLRLDGSAPCLLYGYGAYGITISASFRTNPLSLVDRGFVYAIAHIRGGKDKGFAWYEDGKRERKINTFTDFIACARHLVAQGYTSHDRLVAEGGSAGGMLIGAVANMAPRDFRALVAAVPFVDVLNTMLDDTLPLTPPEWPEWGNPIASKEDYETIAAYSPYDNVRAEPYPAILALAGLTDPRVTYWEPAKWVARLRDHSTSGNPIQLRVNLDAGHAGASGRFSRLEETALSYAFTLKAVGMSE
- a CDS encoding cytochrome c; amino-acid sequence: MRRAWVLVPVVLIAAAGAAFWLLTAPQRLDGAAVAAPQPGDSARGERIFWAGGCASCHARPGAEGDALLELAGGEKLETDFGTFVAPNISPDPEAGIGSWTEADFANAMMRGVSPAGEHYYPAFPYTSYERMEPQDVADLFAFMKTLPPVAEEAPGHSLAFPYTFRRGIGLWKLLYMHPQPVVALGEDASDPARRGRYLVEGPGHCGECHTPRNVMGGPEYGRWLAGGEAVEGEGSVPNITPGGQGIGSWSESDIAYYLESGFTPDFDSVGGSMVEVQKNMARLPAEDREAIAAYLKAVPAVESANRE
- a CDS encoding cytochrome c produces the protein MKKFLLSLSAVLLTTAAVTAADDPVQVRKALMDAVAASAGTSGAMLKGELEYNPAVAKAAIATFNGAAQAYGDFFPEGSDAGETTASPAVWENPEGFQQALAKFQSDAAAAMQAAGRQGPADLEAFRAAVMPVLSNCSACHENFRVQNN